The genomic window ACTCGAACCGGTAGAGCCTGCCGGGATCGAGGCAGGTGTATCGCTGGGCGTCCGTCGTAACGATAAGCTCCGGCAGGCGTATATAGACTGTATTAATATCCGCCGTCTGCATTGCTCCGAGTTTCAGCCGCCGTATAGGCAGCGTATTGGTAAAAGGCGTGGTAGAAATGTCTACGTCTATCGCTCCCCTCAACTCAGGCTTATCTCCGGATTTGTCATGCCAGTTGCCGTTCCCGTCGCCCGAAAGCTCAACACCTAGGTCTTCCCCAACTAGATTGACGCTTACATGTGTGACACGCCATTCGGGGTCGCAGATTATTTCATACCGCGCAGCGTACGGATTATCACCGTCTTTCGATATGATTACCGATGCTGCGTTTATATGATCGCGAGTCTCGTTAAGCACGAGGTGCTCGATCGAGTTTCCCGACCAATCGCACCAGTGCGCCGTGGTTTTTTTACTCATGCTCGTTTCGTTAATTGCCCGGGCATAGCTCCTGGCGTTTTAAGGCATCGGGTGATTATTCGATTTCGAGAGGACAATTTTTGTTAATCCTTCTTCATAGTCTCCCATAATCCGATCACGTTGCCTTCGGAGTCGATGAAGTAGGAGTAAAAACCCATATCCGGGACTTCCTGCTTCTGCATTACGGTCTTGCCGCCCGCGGCTTCGATTTTCTTTATGTATTCGTCTATAGAGGCGACATGGATAGTGATGATAGGGGCGGATACGTCCTTAGTACGCTTCGTCATTCCGCCGTTTATGGCGCCCGGCTCCTTGGGCATATACGTTTTCTCGTCAACCTGGACTGTCCTCACGCCCGTGTACGTCATGCCTTCGGCAAACTGAAAATCCTGAAGCTCCCAGCCGAATATGGAGCTGTAGAATTTCTTGGCGCGGTCCAGATCGTCAACCGGTATCTCGAAATGCACTACTTTATCCATAATATTTCACCTCTCTTTATTTAATGCAATTACATCTTTCTAATTATAATGACGTAAGAGGACTTTCAAGTTTTTCTTTGGCGGCAAATTCTTTTAAATTCTCAAAACGATCCAGTTTTCACTTCTCCCGCGCGCTTGTAACTAGCAAAAATAACGCCCTTTGGTGAAACCTTTGAATCAATGAGCGTAAACGCCGTAGGGATAGTACCGTCAGCAAAGAGGCGCTTACCTAACCCAAGCGTGATAGGAAATATTTTTAGCCATAACTCATCCACAAGATCGTTTTTTAAAAGTGTTTGAACTAAGTTACCACTGCCCCAGACTTTGATATCCTGTCTATCTTCTTTTTTTAGTCTCTTAATTTCTTCCACCACCTCTCCCTTTATAAAAACAGAATTTTTCCATTCATGCTTGTCCATTGTATTCGAAACCACATACTTGACGGCATCGTTAATGCCGGGCCATTGGTCCTCATGCTGGGGCCAGTATGATGCGAATATCTCAAATGTTCTTCTGCCAAGAAGCAAATTAAGAGGTTGTTTCATCTGCTCCCTCATGACTTTGCCAGAAAAATCATCAGAGTACGGAACTATCCAGCCGCCGTATGCAAAGCCGCCCGATGTATCTTCCGTAGGGCCTCCGGGCGCCTGTATCACGCCGTCTAGAGTTACAAACTCTGTTACGATTATTTTTCTCATAATGTAAATGTATCAAAATTTTCTTTGGCAGCAAATTCTTTCGATTATTTTTTGAAAGTATTGAACAGGTATGCGAAGAGCGCGACGGCGAGCAGGGCGACGATGTTCCAGATAATCAGGCCGGAGATGAAATAACCGATACCGAAATATTCGGACGGGATAGTGGTTTTCATATGCAGTGCGTACTGCATGAACAAATCCCTAATCGGCGGATAAATCGCCACTCCTGCGTAGCACACGGCATAGACGACGCTCACCCAGGCCGAAGTAACCTTAAGCAGGTGCTTTGTGTTGATCATGTTTAGTCCCCTCCCCATCAACTAACTCGTAATTAGTATAAAATATTTTGGATTGGCAAGATATATCGGCTGGGGGTTCGTTGATAGTCGGATTCCGCGTGTCTCAGGGAATTTGGCAGGGGCGAACATTGCTTATAGCAAAGCAAATCACTCGACGGTGTCTGTTCGAAAATTCTTTTCTTTTTTCAGGTGATCCGTTCTCGAATTCAGGTTTGGCTGTTTGTGCAAAATTTAGACCCTTAGCGAGCCGCGGAATCCCCTGGCGGCAT from Thermodesulfobacteriota bacterium includes these protein-coding regions:
- a CDS encoding DUF5676 family membrane protein, giving the protein MINTKHLLKVTSAWVSVVYAVCYAGVAIYPPIRDLFMQYALHMKTTIPSEYFGIGYFISGLIIWNIVALLAVALFAYLFNTFKK
- a CDS encoding dihydrofolate reductase family protein translates to MRKIIVTEFVTLDGVIQAPGGPTEDTSGGFAYGGWIVPYSDDFSGKVMREQMKQPLNLLLGRRTFEIFASYWPQHEDQWPGINDAVKYVVSNTMDKHEWKNSVFIKGEVVEEIKRLKKEDRQDIKVWGSGNLVQTLLKNDLVDELWLKIFPITLGLGKRLFADGTIPTAFTLIDSKVSPKGVIFASYKRAGEVKTGSF
- a CDS encoding VOC family protein; the encoded protein is MDKVVHFEIPVDDLDRAKKFYSSIFGWELQDFQFAEGMTYTGVRTVQVDEKTYMPKEPGAINGGMTKRTKDVSAPIITIHVASIDEYIKKIEAAGGKTVMQKQEVPDMGFYSYFIDSEGNVIGLWETMKKD
- a CDS encoding putative glycolipid-binding domain-containing protein, coding for MSKKTTAHWCDWSGNSIEHLVLNETRDHINAASVIISKDGDNPYAARYEIICDPEWRVTHVSVNLVGEDLGVELSGDGNGNWHDKSGDKPELRGAIDVDISTTPFTNTLPIRRLKLGAMQTADINTVYIRLPELIVTTDAQRYTCLDPGRLYRFESLDGDFVRDIEVDSDGLVVTYPGLFRRII